The Salvelinus sp. IW2-2015 unplaced genomic scaffold, ASM291031v2 Un_scaffold3794, whole genome shotgun sequence genome has a window encoding:
- the LOC112076494 gene encoding uncharacterized protein, with amino-acid sequence ATLRRVTFSVVPGPQDGGCYDSAAEDSETPSSKGSSGPRVGALALPEEGYERTTPEGSVGEEEHVENDARQLPDVALTGKCTRECDEFGHSDTCWMPAAVRPSPRQHQRQRHVSEPPRLSTFASPGNDNNNNHDDDDEEDSDSESAGSAGSSEPGVVSVGVGGGGQRLPVANGDPLGSLVGGDRMNRNMGDHNRNLLNRKMTSASYDTFSSAGFGRRHHEEDRGGQGRVNPPEVIPLTRNGDYKTTSCLTLSRREVYL; translated from the exons gCGACCCTGCGGAGGGTGACGTTCTCCGTGGTCCCGGGGCCTCAGGACGGTGGTTGCTATGACAGCGCTGCAGAGGACTCTGAGACCCCCAGCAGTAAGGGTTCCTCTGGACCCCGTGTGGGGGCGCTGGCTCTCCCCGAGGAGGGGTACGAGAGGACCACACCCGAGGGAAGTGTAGGAGAGGAGGAACATGTGGAGAACG ATGCCAGACAGCTCCCAGACGTAGCCCTGACAGGGAAGTGCACGAGGGAGTGTGATGAGTTTGGACACTCCGACACTTGTTGGATGCCCGCCGCAGTCCGCCCGTCGCCTCGGCAACACCAGCGCCAGCGCCACGTCAGCGAGCCGCCCCGCCTGTCCACCTTCGCCTCCCCRGGCAACGACAACAACAATAACCATGACGACGATGACGAGGAAGATAGTGACAGCGAGAGCGCCGGCAGCGCCGGGAGTTCCGAACCGGGCGTGGTCAGCGTGGGAGTCGGCGGAGGAGGTCAGAGGTTACCGGTAGCCAATGGGGATCCTCTCGGCAGCCTGGTGGGCGGAGACAGGATGAACCGGAACATGGGCGACCACAACCGGAACCTACTCAACCGCAAGATGACGTCAGCGTCGTACGACACGTTCAGCTCCGCCGGGTTCGGGAGACGCCATCACGAGGAGGATAGGGGGGGTCAGGGCAGGGTCAACCCTCCGGAGGTTATACCATTAACGAGGAACGGGGACTACAAGACCACGTCGTGCCTCACGCTCTCCCGTAGAGAGGTCTACCTGTAA